Proteins from a single region of Trichocoleus desertorum ATA4-8-CV12:
- a CDS encoding diguanylate cyclase, producing MSSKFERLVTVWPTVKLPQCPLRQPKNVPLRGLLIVPFVLQLAITVGLVGYWSFRNGQQAVNELVVNLQHQATQQIHQHLDCYLANARQLNELNATAISSSLVDPKDQDGLGRFFWKQAKLYQFGYILFGAKTGEYVDVGRPATYDLELITERMSTQRYGDNRLYIYEPDSQGNRGKLVDSGKHYPFQKEPWYTEVMRTSKPQWTSVYTWQSWVTNPLAIAISSPVYDKNKNLIGAIAIEQRLSQISDFLRQLKISASATIFIVERDGRMIASSSATKPFKVVNGTPTRLKASDSNDSLIQATATALTQKFGSLDVIQHRQQLGFVRQNQRQFVQITPWQDDLGLDWLVVVVIPESDFMQQIDINTRHTILLCTVALLIAILIGIVTAHKIIQPILQINASAKAIADGNLTQTINTQGVHELELLSHSFNRMADQLQQSFTALENANYVLERRVEERTAELERANRELQRLSEVDGLTQIANRRSFDQYLAQEWQHLQREQQALSLILCDVDFFKKYNDFYGHQGGDCCLRRVAQVLRQTVKRPADLVARYGGEEFAIILPFTDFKGAIAVARSIQHEIYQSRLPHVNSEVSEFLTLSLGVTSVVPTSTTSSEQLVAAADEALYAAKRQGRDRYISRSITQITV from the coding sequence ATGTCGAGCAAGTTTGAGCGACTGGTTACGGTGTGGCCCACAGTAAAGCTTCCCCAGTGTCCCCTACGGCAGCCTAAAAATGTGCCCCTGCGAGGACTGCTGATTGTCCCCTTTGTCCTACAACTGGCTATTACCGTGGGACTGGTGGGCTACTGGTCGTTTCGCAATGGCCAACAAGCGGTCAACGAACTCGTCGTTAATCTCCAACATCAAGCGACCCAACAAATCCATCAACATCTTGACTGTTACTTAGCCAATGCCCGCCAGCTCAATGAACTGAACGCTACAGCCATTAGTTCTAGCTTGGTTGACCCCAAAGATCAAGATGGTTTAGGGCGCTTCTTTTGGAAGCAAGCCAAGCTGTATCAGTTCGGCTATATCCTTTTTGGGGCCAAAACCGGAGAATATGTGGATGTAGGACGACCTGCAACCTACGACCTGGAGCTGATTACCGAGCGGATGAGTACTCAGCGATATGGAGATAATCGTCTCTACATCTATGAGCCAGACTCCCAAGGAAATCGCGGTAAATTAGTGGATTCAGGAAAACATTACCCATTTCAAAAAGAGCCTTGGTACACAGAGGTCATGCGGACGAGCAAACCGCAATGGACCTCCGTCTACACTTGGCAGAGCTGGGTAACTAATCCTTTAGCCATTGCCATTAGTAGCCCAGTTTATGACAAAAACAAAAACTTGATTGGAGCGATCGCGATTGAGCAACGCCTGTCCCAAATTAGCGACTTTCTGCGGCAACTTAAAATTAGTGCTTCCGCCACCATCTTTATTGTGGAACGAGACGGGCGGATGATTGCCAGTTCCAGTGCTACAAAACCTTTTAAAGTCGTTAACGGCACTCCAACCCGCCTCAAAGCTTCAGACAGCAATGATTCTCTCATCCAAGCAACTGCCACCGCTTTAACTCAGAAATTTGGTAGCTTGGATGTCATTCAGCATCGTCAGCAACTGGGGTTCGTCCGACAAAATCAGCGTCAGTTTGTGCAGATCACGCCTTGGCAAGACGATCTGGGGCTGGATTGGCTAGTGGTGGTAGTTATCCCAGAATCAGATTTCATGCAGCAAATTGACATCAATACTCGTCACACAATTTTGCTCTGCACTGTAGCTCTGCTGATTGCCATTCTAATTGGCATTGTCACAGCTCACAAAATCATCCAGCCAATTCTACAAATCAATGCCTCAGCTAAAGCGATCGCGGATGGCAATTTAACCCAAACCATAAACACGCAAGGAGTTCATGAGTTAGAGCTACTCAGTCACTCCTTTAACCGCATGGCCGATCAATTGCAGCAATCTTTTACCGCTCTAGAAAACGCCAACTATGTGTTGGAACGGCGGGTGGAGGAACGTACTGCCGAACTGGAGAGAGCCAACCGAGAACTGCAACGCCTCTCTGAAGTAGATGGATTAACCCAAATTGCCAATCGCCGCTCCTTCGATCAATACCTGGCGCAGGAGTGGCAGCACTTACAACGCGAACAGCAAGCTTTATCGCTAATTCTCTGTGATGTCGATTTTTTCAAAAAATACAATGATTTCTATGGCCATCAAGGCGGAGATTGTTGTTTGCGACGAGTAGCTCAGGTGCTACGACAAACCGTGAAGCGCCCTGCCGACCTAGTAGCTCGCTACGGTGGTGAGGAATTTGCCATCATTTTGCCGTTTACAGATTTTAAGGGAGCGATCGCCGTGGCCCGATCCATTCAGCACGAAATCTACCAATCCCGACTCCCCCATGTCAATTCAGAGGTGAGCGAATTTCTCACCCTTAGCTTAGGTGTAACCAGTGTGGTGCCAACGAGTACGACTTCTTCAGAGCAGTTGGTAGCGGCAGCAGATGAAGCTCTCTATGCAGCCAAACGCCAAGGTCGCGATCGCTACATCTCCCGCTCTATTACCCAAATAACAGTCTAA